From Fusarium oxysporum f. sp. lycopersici 4287 chromosome 10, whole genome shotgun sequence:
AAGGTCAGGGCGAAAGTTCCAGGAGTAGTGCAGTTGGTAATATATACGTCTAGGTCTGGTCAGGTTGGTGTTTCAAGCAGTGACGCTTAGATACTTACTATAGGGGACCTTGCCAGTGGTTGATCTGGGAATGTTTGCTGTGGTATCACCTTTAGGCTTCTTGCTGAACAGGAGTTAGGTCAGGCGTCCAAGTACAGATCGGAAACAGACATACCTTCCATCACAGTTGCCGTTGCTATAGTCCATTTGGCATTGTGGCGAAGAGCAATAAGGCGAAGTGGTGCCACAGTAGCCAGCGGCAGAGCAACATTGTCCTTTGGGACAAGAGCCAATATCCTTTCCACAAGAGGCTCGCTTCTCGAGTCCTTCAGACTGAGCTGAAGCATGCTCATGACGAGCAGCGATGTTGAACTCGGCTCCTTTGCGTCTGACCATAAAGTCATGTGCGAAGACAATGCTTGGCAGAGCAGCCAGTGACAGGAGAGTGAGAGACTTCATTATGAAACACTAACAATTATCCAACGAATCCTTTTGTGCTGAAGAGATAAAGGCTCAGGATCGACACAAAAGTGCACCAGAGCTCTTAGatataagtaagttatatCCCTGACGAATCTTTTATTTTAGACTATTGAGTATTTTAAATCCTTGATGCCCGCCAGACATCTTCAGGACTGTTCCCGATCCGACCAACAGGCCTTGATGACGAGACCGGCGTTATGGATGTTTTCTTTTGTGGATAACAAAGATAAACCATTGACGCAAAGTTCTTTTTTAGTTTTGTTGAGTCCTATTTTCAGCTCCAATAACAATGACGAGGCGCTGCTGGCGTTGACGCTTCTTCTGGTAAAGACTCTCAGTGAGTCATGCAATGATCAAAGAAAGGATCGACTATACAATTGCTGATTGACTATTGGAGAAAGAAGATATAGTACAATGACAAGAGTGAGCGAATTTGGTCACTCTGCGTCATGTGAGGATCCCAAACTTGGAATGCTATACACCATCAACAATTGATTGTGCCAAACAGGATTACCATACTTGGAAATGTTTAGCTCATGGCGTCTTACACCACCCCTTGTTCCTAGCAGTAGCCGCACTTTACCAGGTGAGGTACGCGATCGACACGTTTTCAGAGGAGCTTCTGGGCCGCCGCTCCCGATTCTAGCGTGGTGGTTCCAGCCTTTGAACCATATAAATTTAAACGCCAGTCTTTCAGGTGGTGGGTGGGGAGCTGACGATCGCGCTTTGATGTAGTTGACGACGTTGAAAGAGGCGGTTTGGGGAATTTACAGGGGTGTCTTTGTTAGACTCGAGGCTCAAGCAGTTGATAGATCTGAGGATATACACGTGGGTGTGCATGTTACGTTACGTTACATACATCTTGAATGCTATCTATGCACCCATACTTTAGGCTTAATCAAGATTAGGATTAACATTTAGAAGTTTCAAGTCTATCGTATTGTGGCTTTGGCGTTCAACTACTGCAAACTATAACCGAACTACCGGTGTTGAGCAATTGGCGGCACGTATACTACAGTCGGCCTCCGGACTGTTACTCCCGCTGCAGTCTCATCAACTTGGTTACTTCTGCTATTCAGCTGTGGTGAGGCTGAGCCACTGCCAGAGTCCTCTAGTCTTTGCTTTTCCTGGACCTGGTCGTCAGGGGTTTCAGCGATGACCTTCCTAGTCTTGCCCCAGCCAAAGCTATCCATGTTAAAAACAGCAAATACTATGACTGCAATATTCAAAAATGGTCCGAGAACAACGAATATGAAAAGGCCGAAAAGATACTGAAATCTTTCCAGCATCGACTGAGGGAGCCAGACAGCCATGATGACGTAGTAGATGAGTGGTACGATCATAATGCCTGCAAAGGCCATGATGATCCACCACGGCTGATGCATAAAAGCAACGATCATGCATCCGATAGAAGCAATTACAAAGACATTGAGACACCAAGTAAGGACATTAGAAAACGCAAGAATTCGTTCCCACCATTGGCAATGTCTTGCTGTTGTCAACAACAAATCGTTGCTTGTAGCTCCAAGTGTCCACCGGCGGCGTTGGGACAAGAAAACACTCCAAGAATGAGGCACATCCGTGTACGCTCGAGCTCTCAGAGCCTGTCGAGTTTGCGCCTCTGGGAATGTTGTAAGAAGCTGACAGATATGATTTCTGTCTTCAGAAGCGGTGGCTCGGATGCGTGTGATTATGCCATCAAGCGGTCTAGGATAATATCCAAACAGCTCAACAAGGACCTTGTCACCGCAAGTCATGTCGCAGATTTTTAGCAGCTGACAACATCCTGGCAGGCATGAGACCTTTTTCGTGGCAATGGATTGATGCAGTCGTCTCAAGCCTTGAGCAATGGTGTATTCGGCATTCTGATAGATTGACCACAGATTCCAATTGCCGTCCTTGAAATCGACCGCAACATAGCCACAGACGCCCACAGTATTTGGGTATTTTGATTCTTTGAGCAGCTCTGAAATGCAGACCTTGTCAAAAATGGTGTCTGCATCCATGCCAATCAAATGGTCCACTTGATTGACCTTGACTTCTTGTGTAAGCCAGTCAGTCATTGAGAGCAGAAATTGCGAAGAAAATATGGTCGTGGGGTTGGTGCTTCTGATGTTGAATTTGTACAAAAACGAGCGGATAACAATGAGGCTATCGCGTTTCCCCTGATTTTGCTCTTTGACAATGCAGTAGAATGGGACGCCCTTATAGTAACCCCATGAGATCTCGACATCCATGGCTTGACCATCCCAGGCTCTATAAGCTCTGGCGATCTTCTCACGGTGGAGTTGCTCGACAAAAATGTCTTCATTGAGGTACTGGGCTGTCGTTTTCTCCATTCCAGGGCCGCGGACACGGCCGTCGCAAATGACCATGATACCCCTCTTGTGGTTGTCAATGCCAACTTGATCAAC
This genomic window contains:
- a CDS encoding hypothetical protein (At least one base has a quality score < 10); the encoded protein is MFQKLILLRGLVTPGEAQPIRKRAVTPSTRSLSRVQTTNMFSKTMMVTSMMHLWEISWRELVKTTQDRLTKALAPHCSLPPSHTSLPLPRHPSPNPRPTFPLSQAALLLESLLTKETSSFLVQGYLNPVARRRDSGSVYSVENFSVQAVDYTATATQTSPRNSILKGNAAPAPKVEIDSESQNLDEYLRKYGQRKVTRQKHIMTAFLISVNFMFIFASWWWPRYYYVYIPFISFPLVLNCIMIASIICFTLKNLIFAEKIIEPDHLEDLIMVMPCYNETLEECTKSLDSLVDQVGIDNHKRGIMVICDGRVRGPGMEKTTAQYLNEDIFVEQLHREKIARAYRAWDGQAMDVEISWGYYKGVPFYCIVKEQNQGKRDSLIVIRSFLYKFNIRSTNPTTIFSSQFLLSMTDWLTQEVKVNQVDHLIGMDADTIFDKVCISELLKESKYPNTVGVCGYVAVDFKDGNWNLWSIYQNAEYTIAQGLRRLHQSIATKKVSCLPGCCQLLKICDMTCGDKVLVELFGYYPRPLDGIITRIRATASEDRNHICQLLTTFPEAQTRQALRARAYTDVPHSWSVFLSQRRRWTLGATSNDLLLTTARHCQWWERILAFSNVLTWCLNVFVIASIGCMIVAFMHQPWWIIMAFAGIMIVPLIYYVIMAVWLPQSMLERFQYLFGLFIFVVLGPFLNIAVIVFAVFNMDSFGWGKTRKVIAETPDDQVQEKQRLEDSGSGSASPQLNSRSNQVDETAAGVTVRRPTVVYVPPIAQHR